In Thermodesulfovibrionales bacterium, the sequence GGCATATCACCGCTTGCAGTACCGGGTGAATCAGAACACCTTGTTGTTACAGACAGTGATGAGCATGATGAGGAGGGCCACATTGTAGAGGATGCAGAGACAAGGATAAAGATGGTTGAAAAGAGGCTTTTAAGAAAATTTCCTCTTCTACAACGAGAGATTGAACCACCACTTATTTATGGCAATGAAAACCCTGAAATTATTCTAATCTGCTGGGGTTCAACCTATGGGGTTGTGAAGGAATGCGTTGATCAGCTTTCAGATAAGTACAGTATTTCAATGTTACACTTCAGTGAAATATGGCCCTTTCCGCTTAGAGATAAATTTGATTATTTAGCTTTTGTTGAGAAGGCCAAAAAGACCGTCTGTATAGAACATAATGCCACATCCCAGTTTGCAAGGCTTTTCAGAAGCGAGACAGGATATTCCTTTCATTACAGAATC encodes:
- a CDS encoding 2-oxoacid:acceptor oxidoreductase subunit alpha; its protein translation is GISPLAVPGESEHLVVTDSDEHDEEGHIVEDAETRIKMVEKRLLRKFPLLQREIEPPLIYGNENPEIILICWGSTYGVVKECVDQLSDKYSISMLHFSEIWPFPLRDKFDYLAFVEKAKKTVCIEHNATSQFARLFRSETGYSFHYRINKFDGRPFTVEELIRRILNAL